In the Candidatus Sulfotelmatobacter sp. genome, one interval contains:
- the polX gene encoding DNA polymerase/3'-5' exonuclease PolX encodes MTNAEMSKVFERLAVMLEMEGANVFRVRAYREAARVIGASGESMATLAETPGALEELPGIGKDLAQKIRDLAATGSTEIYRDLQKKYPISLVELTELHGLGPKRVGTLHEVLGIRDRAGLEKAARAGKLRDLPGFGEKVELNVLKSLANASQWAGRLMLASAWPVAMELAEHLRQVKGVKQVEVAGSFRRRKETVGDLDVLACGGSAEAVMKAFVTHRSVTEVLGQGDTKSSVRLSNGLQVDLRHVPESSFGAALLYFTGSKEHNIELRKIAIEKGMSLNEYGLTRGEKVVASHTEEDIYRALGAVWIPPELRESHGEIEMARYGQLPELLELEDMRADLHMHTTRTDGRDSIASMVKAAIEHGYEYMAITEHSKALPMTFGFDAARVRKSVNEIAAARREFPRIHILHGLEVDILADGELDLDDDTLALLDWVLIALHSHLEMAPRAANERVLKALANPYVNAFAHPTGRLIGSRPPLPFDVERACEEAARRGILMEINASPERLDLSDNNARLARSKGCGFVIDTDAHAVSHLDNLRFGVFQARRAGLTKKDVWNTRDWGHFSAMLEKQRHRRPAAHASPRAAEGDGNGSGPSPEVIVVKAEGRRKSAAKPSKSPKPARSEAKSGKKPAGKATARKTVAPRVSSKPAAKRSGSSKRRG; translated from the coding sequence GTGACCAACGCCGAGATGAGCAAGGTGTTCGAGCGGCTCGCGGTGATGCTCGAAATGGAGGGCGCCAACGTGTTCCGCGTGCGCGCCTATCGCGAAGCGGCGCGCGTGATCGGCGCGAGCGGCGAATCCATGGCGACGCTGGCCGAGACGCCCGGCGCGCTCGAGGAGCTTCCGGGGATCGGCAAGGACCTGGCGCAGAAGATTCGCGATCTCGCCGCCACCGGCTCGACCGAGATCTACCGCGACCTCCAGAAGAAGTACCCGATCAGCCTGGTGGAGCTGACCGAGCTCCACGGGCTCGGCCCCAAGCGCGTCGGAACGCTGCACGAGGTGCTCGGCATCCGTGATCGCGCCGGCCTCGAGAAGGCGGCCAGGGCGGGCAAGCTTCGCGACCTGCCGGGATTCGGCGAGAAGGTCGAGCTCAATGTCTTGAAATCACTCGCCAATGCCAGCCAGTGGGCCGGTCGCCTGATGCTCGCCTCCGCCTGGCCGGTGGCGATGGAGCTCGCCGAGCACCTCCGGCAGGTGAAGGGCGTGAAGCAAGTGGAGGTGGCCGGCTCGTTCCGCCGCCGGAAGGAAACGGTCGGCGATCTCGACGTGCTGGCCTGCGGTGGGAGCGCCGAAGCGGTGATGAAGGCGTTCGTCACGCATCGCTCCGTAACCGAGGTACTCGGACAAGGCGACACCAAGTCGTCGGTACGGCTGAGCAACGGCCTGCAGGTGGATCTGCGCCACGTGCCCGAATCCTCGTTCGGCGCGGCCCTGCTCTATTTCACCGGCAGCAAGGAGCACAACATCGAGCTGCGAAAGATCGCGATCGAGAAGGGCATGAGCCTCAACGAATACGGGCTCACTCGCGGCGAGAAGGTGGTGGCCTCGCACACCGAGGAGGACATCTATCGCGCGCTCGGCGCGGTCTGGATCCCGCCCGAGCTGCGCGAATCCCACGGCGAGATCGAAATGGCACGCTACGGCCAGCTCCCCGAGCTGCTCGAGCTCGAAGACATGCGCGCCGATCTCCACATGCACACCACTCGAACCGATGGCCGCGACTCGATCGCGTCGATGGTCAAGGCCGCGATCGAGCATGGCTACGAATACATGGCGATCACCGAGCACTCGAAGGCGCTGCCGATGACGTTCGGCTTCGACGCGGCACGCGTGCGCAAGTCGGTGAACGAAATCGCGGCGGCGCGGCGCGAGTTCCCGCGGATCCACATCCTGCACGGCCTCGAGGTGGACATCCTGGCCGACGGCGAGCTGGACCTCGACGACGACACGCTGGCACTGCTCGACTGGGTGCTGATCGCGCTTCACTCCCACCTGGAGATGGCGCCCAGGGCGGCGAACGAACGCGTGCTCAAGGCGCTGGCGAATCCGTACGTCAACGCATTCGCGCATCCGACCGGGCGTCTGATCGGCTCGCGTCCGCCGCTCCCCTTTGACGTCGAGCGCGCCTGTGAGGAGGCCGCGCGGCGCGGCATTCTCATGGAGATCAACGCCTCGCCGGAACGGCTCGATCTCAGCGACAACAATGCCCGGCTCGCCAGGTCGAAGGGCTGCGGCTTCGTGATCGATACCGACGCCCATGCCGTGTCGCATCTCGACAACCTGCGCTTCGGCGTGTTCCAGGCGCGCCGCGCGGGACTCACGAAGAAGGACGTGTGGAACACGCGCGACTGGGGCCACTTCTCGGCGATGCTCGAAAAGCAGCGCCACCGCCGGCCGGCGGCGCACGCCAGTCCCCGGGCGGCCGAGGGCGATGGCAATGGCTCCGGACCATCGCCCGAGGTGATCGTGGTCAAGGCCGAGGGGCGGCGGAAGTCGGCCGCGAAGCCCTCGAAGTCGCCCAAGCCGGCTCGAAGCGAAGCGAAGAGCGGGAAGAAGCCGGCCGGGAAGGCGACGGCACGGAAGACCGTCGCGCCCAGGGTGTCTTCGAAGCCCGCGGCGAAGCGCTCGGGATCCTCCAAGCGCCGCGGATGA
- the ligA gene encoding NAD-dependent DNA ligase LigA, with translation MTATARKRIEQLSREIAEHDRRYFVEDRPSISDAVYDKLMRELKALEEEYPQYRLPDSPTQRVGGGLRKGFQKVSHVKPMLSLDSLMSEDEVLEFDTRVRKAMGGDDELPASAVTYVAEPKFDGLSIELIYQDGVLVRASTRGDGEVGEDVTENVRTIRAVPLRLGDDGPKGGHRGRVAIRGEAIMPLPAFAALNQRLIQANDEPFAAARSAAAGTVRQLDPSLTASRKLDFYAYEVIEAEHVELESQQDMIAALRGWGFHIEREIKVCKGIRDALAFHDRMGERRDGLDYEIDGVVIKVDRRDWQEALGMRSRSPRWAVAFKFPPRVEITKILDIIVQVGRTGKLTPVAQLQPVDVSGVTVSRATLHNQDELDRKDIRIGDTVRIRRAGDVIPEVVEVIKEKRPRGTSPFQLPGRCPVCGGKVEREGAYHVCTNGLSCLAQLEGHIIHFTSRGAMDITGLGAKTVQQMIARGLVKDLADLYALTPIDLASLEGFAEKSIENLMAAIEASKRPRLDRFLYALGIEHVGDTVARLLADHYGSVDPLLEASEDELQEIKGIGPEVATSVHDFFSSARNRKVLERLKKAGVKPVHEVKPKGPQPLAGETVVFTGGLEALSRPEAQKRAEAAGARVASSVSKKVTLVVAGPGAGSKLDEASKLGIKVIDETAFLKKIGAP, from the coding sequence ATGACCGCGACCGCCCGCAAGCGCATCGAGCAGCTCTCCCGCGAAATCGCCGAGCACGACCGCCGCTACTTCGTCGAAGACAGGCCCAGCATTTCGGATGCGGTCTACGACAAGTTGATGCGCGAGCTGAAGGCGCTCGAAGAAGAGTACCCGCAGTACCGCCTCCCGGACTCCCCCACTCAGCGCGTCGGTGGCGGACTTCGCAAAGGCTTCCAGAAGGTGTCGCACGTGAAGCCGATGCTGTCGCTCGATTCGCTGATGAGCGAAGACGAGGTGCTGGAGTTCGACACACGGGTGCGCAAGGCGATGGGCGGCGACGATGAGCTGCCGGCCAGCGCGGTCACCTACGTGGCCGAACCCAAGTTCGACGGACTCTCCATCGAGCTGATTTACCAGGACGGGGTGCTGGTTCGCGCCTCGACGCGCGGCGACGGCGAGGTAGGCGAAGACGTCACCGAGAACGTGCGCACGATTCGCGCGGTGCCGCTGCGGCTGGGCGACGACGGGCCGAAAGGCGGCCACCGCGGCCGGGTGGCGATCCGTGGGGAAGCCATCATGCCGCTGCCCGCCTTCGCGGCGCTCAACCAGCGCCTGATCCAGGCCAATGACGAGCCCTTCGCGGCCGCGCGTAGCGCCGCGGCCGGCACGGTGCGCCAGCTCGATCCCTCGCTCACCGCTTCGCGCAAGCTCGACTTCTATGCCTACGAGGTGATCGAGGCTGAGCACGTGGAGCTCGAGAGCCAGCAGGACATGATCGCCGCGCTGCGTGGCTGGGGCTTCCACATCGAGCGCGAGATCAAGGTGTGCAAGGGGATTCGCGACGCCCTGGCGTTCCACGATCGCATGGGCGAAAGGCGCGACGGGCTCGACTACGAGATCGATGGCGTGGTGATCAAGGTGGACCGGCGCGACTGGCAGGAGGCGCTGGGCATGCGCTCGCGCAGCCCGCGCTGGGCGGTGGCGTTCAAGTTCCCGCCGCGCGTCGAGATCACGAAGATCCTCGACATCATCGTTCAGGTCGGCCGCACCGGAAAGTTGACGCCGGTGGCGCAGCTCCAGCCGGTCGACGTCTCGGGGGTCACCGTGAGCCGCGCCACGTTGCACAATCAGGACGAGCTGGACCGCAAGGACATCCGGATCGGCGACACCGTGCGCATCCGGCGCGCCGGCGACGTGATTCCCGAGGTGGTCGAGGTCATCAAGGAGAAGCGCCCGCGCGGCACCTCGCCGTTCCAGCTCCCCGGCAGGTGCCCGGTCTGCGGCGGCAAGGTCGAGCGCGAGGGTGCCTACCACGTCTGCACCAACGGCCTGTCGTGTCTCGCGCAGCTCGAGGGCCACATCATCCATTTCACCTCGCGCGGGGCCATGGACATTACCGGGCTCGGCGCCAAGACCGTGCAGCAGATGATCGCGCGTGGGCTGGTGAAGGACCTCGCCGACCTCTATGCGCTGACGCCGATCGATCTGGCCTCGCTCGAGGGTTTCGCCGAGAAATCGATCGAGAACCTGATGGCGGCGATCGAGGCCAGCAAGCGCCCGCGCCTCGATCGCTTCCTCTACGCACTCGGGATCGAGCACGTCGGCGACACCGTGGCGCGGCTGCTTGCCGATCACTACGGCTCGGTCGATCCGCTGCTCGAGGCCAGCGAAGACGAGCTGCAGGAGATCAAGGGCATCGGCCCCGAAGTCGCGACCTCGGTGCACGACTTCTTTTCCAGCGCGCGCAATCGCAAGGTGCTCGAGCGGCTGAAGAAGGCCGGAGTGAAACCGGTGCACGAGGTGAAACCGAAGGGGCCGCAGCCGCTGGCCGGCGAGACCGTGGTCTTCACCGGCGGGCTCGAGGCTCTGTCGCGCCCCGAGGCGCAGAAACGGGCCGAAGCGGCGGGCGCGCGGGTCGCCAGCAGCGTCTCCAAGAAAGTGACGCTGGTGGTGGCCGGGCCGGGCGCTGGTTCCAAGCTCGACGAAGCCTCGAAGCTCGGCATCAAGGTGATCGACGAGACCGCGTTTCTGAAGAAGATCGGCGCGCCGTGA
- the amrB gene encoding AmmeMemoRadiSam system protein B gives MSPESPKEPPRPGRLIVPGDEPEEPTPSGGSRLVLPSEAEDEAQESRGQPSRIVLPPGVARETPEDLPEYPKVRPLVIVPVREGGRELLLVTDPLGVMRSQPVLGMEALPLLQLMDGTVSVQDLSTALMRESKDLRIANMVKDFVAQLDQLLMLDSPRFAEAYRELRHEYHELEIRPAALAGRAYPEDPAELRKFLDERFAAADQQRTEAGVPAPASNARPRAVLAPHLDPRRSGATIARAIEEVGLDGGPLRIVVLGTGHQLFEDPFALTRKHFETPLGKIPTDTAFVDAVASRLGESAYRSELAHRDEHSIEFVALFLKHRFGDRPLTLVPILCGGFHALIDEGKTPREDPEFEQLIAAVREAERASAGTTMYLAGVDFSHVGPRFGDPKVDERVHPELEKVDRVAIDAAGRGDADGWYAAIAGHADSTRICGLAPVYALLRCAEPGAGRLLHYEQSHEADTSLVSVAAMVWP, from the coding sequence ATGTCACCCGAGAGTCCCAAAGAACCGCCGCGCCCGGGGCGCTTGATCGTGCCCGGCGACGAGCCCGAGGAGCCCACGCCCTCGGGAGGATCGCGGCTGGTGCTGCCGAGCGAGGCGGAAGACGAGGCGCAGGAATCCCGCGGCCAGCCGTCGCGGATCGTGCTGCCGCCGGGCGTGGCGCGAGAAACTCCCGAAGACCTGCCCGAGTACCCGAAGGTGCGACCGCTGGTCATCGTGCCGGTGCGAGAGGGCGGGCGCGAGCTGCTGCTGGTGACCGATCCGCTCGGCGTGATGCGCAGCCAGCCGGTGCTCGGCATGGAGGCGCTGCCGCTCCTCCAGCTCATGGATGGCACGGTGTCGGTCCAGGATCTCTCCACCGCGCTGATGCGCGAGAGCAAGGACCTTCGCATCGCCAACATGGTGAAGGACTTCGTGGCACAGCTCGATCAGCTGTTGATGCTCGACTCGCCGCGCTTCGCCGAGGCGTACCGCGAGCTGCGGCACGAGTATCACGAGCTGGAGATCCGGCCGGCGGCGCTGGCCGGCCGCGCCTATCCGGAAGACCCGGCGGAGCTGCGCAAGTTCCTCGACGAACGGTTCGCCGCCGCCGACCAGCAACGGACCGAGGCCGGGGTACCGGCGCCGGCGTCGAACGCGCGCCCACGGGCCGTGCTCGCCCCGCATCTCGACCCGCGCCGCTCGGGGGCGACGATCGCGCGCGCGATCGAGGAGGTCGGCCTCGACGGAGGACCGCTGCGCATCGTGGTGCTCGGCACCGGGCACCAGCTGTTCGAGGACCCCTTCGCGCTCACGCGCAAGCACTTCGAAACGCCGCTCGGCAAGATTCCAACCGACACCGCGTTCGTGGACGCGGTGGCATCGAGGCTCGGCGAATCAGCCTACCGCTCCGAGCTCGCGCACCGCGACGAACACTCGATCGAATTCGTGGCGCTGTTCCTCAAGCACCGTTTCGGCGATCGGCCGCTGACCCTGGTGCCGATCCTGTGCGGCGGCTTCCACGCGCTGATCGACGAGGGCAAGACGCCGCGCGAGGATCCCGAGTTCGAGCAGCTGATCGCGGCGGTCCGCGAGGCCGAGCGCGCCTCCGCCGGCACCACGATGTATCTCGCCGGCGTCGACTTTTCGCACGTGGGGCCGCGCTTCGGTGACCCCAAGGTGGATGAGCGCGTTCATCCCGAGCTCGAGAAGGTGGATCGCGTTGCGATCGATGCGGCCGGGCGCGGTGACGCCGACGGGTGGTATGCGGCGATCGCCGGCCATGCCGACTCGACTCGGATCTGCGGGCTGGCACCGGTATACGCGCTGCTGCGTTGCGCCGAGCCAGGCGCCGGGCGGCTGCTCCACTACGAGCAGTCGCACGAGGCGGACACGTCGCTGGTCAGCGTGGCGGCGATGGTGTGGCCCTAG
- a CDS encoding lysophospholipase produces the protein MNPSVGSVAANRIEVRIDRGTLLPGRAWCADRPRALVAVIHGLGEHSGRYAALAAELVRARFTVVSLDLPGHGESPGPRGDMKSWIEVREQAIPAMFSASRGLPGQPSDLPHLLVGHSMGGLMALDYALAHPRNLAGVVASGPALSAAMPPWWKLALANVARVTAPTNGFPDGIEIAALSRDQEAMRARRDDPLVHDKISPRLYFAFEEARQRVLRDARRLSVPALLLHGAADRVTDPKGTLEFCGHAPHEKARYITYRDAYHEIFNDLGREQVIRDMIGWFDLVLVV, from the coding sequence ATGAATCCCAGCGTCGGGTCCGTTGCCGCCAATCGCATTGAAGTGCGCATCGATCGCGGGACCTTGCTCCCCGGCCGCGCCTGGTGCGCCGATCGTCCGCGCGCGCTGGTGGCCGTCATCCACGGCCTCGGCGAACACAGTGGCCGCTACGCGGCGCTGGCCGCCGAGCTGGTGAGGGCGCGGTTCACCGTGGTGAGCCTCGATCTGCCCGGACATGGCGAGTCGCCCGGGCCGCGGGGCGACATGAAGTCATGGATCGAAGTGCGCGAGCAGGCGATTCCCGCCATGTTCAGCGCCTCGCGCGGGCTTCCGGGCCAGCCCTCGGATCTCCCGCATCTGCTGGTCGGCCACAGCATGGGCGGCCTCATGGCGCTCGACTATGCGCTGGCGCATCCGCGTAACCTCGCCGGCGTCGTCGCCTCGGGGCCGGCGCTCAGCGCCGCCATGCCGCCGTGGTGGAAGCTGGCGCTCGCCAACGTGGCACGTGTCACTGCACCCACGAACGGGTTTCCCGACGGCATCGAGATTGCCGCGCTCTCGCGCGATCAGGAGGCGATGCGCGCGCGTCGCGACGATCCGCTGGTGCACGACAAGATCTCGCCGCGGCTCTACTTCGCGTTCGAGGAGGCTCGCCAGCGGGTGCTGCGCGATGCGCGGCGGCTCTCGGTGCCGGCGCTGCTGCTGCATGGCGCCGCCGATCGCGTCACCGACCCCAAGGGTACGCTCGAGTTCTGCGGCCACGCGCCGCACGAGAAGGCGCGCTACATCACCTACCGTGACGCCTACCACGAGATCTTCAACGACCTCGGCCGCGAGCAGGTGATCAGGGACATGATCGGCTGGTTCGATCTCGTGCTGGTGGTGTGA
- a CDS encoding MOSC domain-containing protein, which yields MKEDSGRIVSVRVGLAARYPRPKWDKTSGTTWTSAYVKSPVNGPVRVGPEGLEGDQQYDRRVHGGPEMALLAYADEHYEFWRDDLSIAEMGPGGFGENLTVEGMNESNVCVGDVWAAGEPRLQVSQPRGPCLNIARRWDRQDLMDRVVKTGWGGWYLRVLKGGMIAVRQPIKRIQRPNPDFTIEVVFQLAYGQRKDPAMVKKLAKCKELSRPWREKFDRIASGGETP from the coding sequence GTGAAGGAAGATTCCGGGCGCATCGTCTCGGTTCGCGTCGGGCTCGCCGCGCGCTATCCGCGTCCCAAGTGGGACAAGACCTCCGGCACCACGTGGACCAGCGCCTATGTGAAGTCTCCCGTCAACGGCCCGGTCCGGGTCGGTCCCGAGGGTCTGGAAGGCGACCAGCAGTACGACCGTCGGGTTCACGGCGGCCCCGAAATGGCGCTGCTCGCCTACGCCGACGAGCACTACGAGTTCTGGCGCGACGACCTCTCGATCGCCGAGATGGGCCCGGGCGGTTTCGGCGAGAACCTCACCGTCGAGGGCATGAACGAGAGCAACGTGTGCGTCGGCGACGTGTGGGCGGCCGGCGAGCCGCGGCTTCAGGTCTCGCAGCCGCGCGGACCCTGCCTGAACATCGCTCGGCGCTGGGACCGGCAGGATCTCATGGACCGGGTGGTGAAGACCGGCTGGGGCGGCTGGTATCTTCGCGTGCTCAAGGGCGGCATGATCGCGGTGCGCCAGCCGATCAAGCGCATCCAGCGGCCGAATCCCGATTTCACGATCGAGGTCGTGTTCCAGCTGGCGTACGGCCAGCGGAAGGATCCGGCGATGGTGAAGAAGCTCGCGAAGTGCAAGGAGCTGTCGCGGCCCTGGCGCGAGAAGTTCGATCGCATCGCCTCGGGAGGGGAGACCCCGTGA
- a CDS encoding TIGR03067 domain-containing protein — translation MSARLRLLLLIALVVPGCKSYSLPGHWSPVSAQLGGADFPVSQFEGATLQLTKNSYEFGGDKGTIEIIRGPLPAQMDIHGKEGPNAGKTIPAIYLVEGDFLTVCYQLGTGDRPKDFVSPPGTKVLLIHYKRIP, via the coding sequence GTGAGCGCGCGCCTGCGGCTGCTCCTGCTGATTGCCCTCGTCGTGCCGGGCTGCAAGAGCTATTCGCTCCCCGGGCATTGGTCGCCGGTTTCCGCGCAGCTCGGGGGCGCGGACTTCCCGGTCTCGCAGTTCGAGGGAGCGACCCTGCAGCTGACGAAGAACAGCTACGAATTCGGTGGCGACAAGGGCACGATCGAGATCATCCGTGGCCCGCTTCCGGCGCAGATGGACATCCACGGGAAGGAAGGTCCGAACGCCGGGAAGACGATTCCAGCGATCTATCTGGTCGAGGGCGACTTCCTCACGGTCTGCTATCAGCTCGGCACCGGAGATCGTCCGAAGGACTTCGTCTCGCCCCCGGGCACGAAGGTGCTGCTGATCCACTACAAGCGCATTCCGTAG